In Halarcobacter bivalviorum, a genomic segment contains:
- a CDS encoding thioredoxin family protein — protein MIKKAFIILFACFLSTNLFADFQEGKKLFEQKCAECHKGFISFKKLKENFYERNNKLLNLEIPTENMLAWAIMDSSKKIGDPNDVDMRVVEIEEYLKNYLANPDVNNSICDQAALKYYKKKEPLKISDEEAELLAQYFMGYKADRLKNMPKANKELSSNYNEKEILKEAQAQGKHIIVYATSKTCYFCKKMEKDVLNLEDVKETMSEDYIFLKVDVDYVSLPFGLKKHFKGMTPTFFVLTSGGELLNTYPGAWIKSDFLQILKENL, from the coding sequence ATGATTAAAAAGGCGTTTATAATTCTATTTGCCTGTTTTTTATCAACAAATTTATTTGCAGATTTTCAAGAAGGGAAAAAACTTTTTGAACAAAAATGTGCTGAGTGTCATAAAGGATTTATCTCTTTTAAAAAATTAAAAGAGAATTTTTATGAGAGAAATAATAAGTTACTAAATTTGGAAATACCAACAGAAAATATGCTTGCATGGGCTATTATGGATAGTAGTAAAAAAATTGGTGACCCAAATGATGTTGATATGAGAGTTGTTGAAATAGAAGAGTATTTAAAAAACTATTTAGCAAATCCTGATGTAAATAATAGTATCTGTGACCAAGCAGCATTAAAATACTATAAAAAGAAAGAACCTTTAAAAATAAGTGATGAAGAAGCAGAACTTTTAGCACAATATTTTATGGGATATAAAGCTGATAGATTAAAAAATATGCCAAAAGCAAATAAAGAGCTCTCTTCAAATTATAATGAGAAAGAGATTTTAAAAGAAGCACAAGCACAAGGTAAACATATTATTGTTTATGCTACTTCAAAAACATGTTATTTCTGTAAAAAAATGGAAAAAGATGTATTAAATTTAGAGGATGTTAAAGAAACAATGTCAGAAGATTATATCTTTTTAAAAGTAGATGTTGATTATGTTAGTTTACCCTTTGGTTTAAAAAAACATTTTAAAGGGATGACACCGACATTTTTTGTTTTAACTTCTGGTGGAGAGCTTTTAAATACTTATCCAGGAGCTTGGATTAAAAGTGATTTTTTACAAATTTTAAAAGAGAATTTATAA
- the soxB gene encoding thiosulfohydrolase SoxB has protein sequence MSKLSRREFVYMMAVLGAAPVFANSHTRMTNTNKMEDYYKLKPFGNARFMHMTDSHAQLLPVYFREPSVNLGFHGNYGKPPHIVGEKFLDYYGIKNDKRLTYAYSCIDFEKHARVMGRTGGFAQIKTVVDYLRKSFGEDKTLLMDGGDTWQGSATALYTRGKDMVGAMNLLGVDVAVGHWEFTYKAEEVLANVKELKAEFLAQNVKVKEDALFEETDVAMQAYDKDSGHAFKPYTIRKMGNARVAVIGQAFPYTTIANPQRFIPDWSFSINDEGMQELVDEVRENEKPDAVIVLSHNGYDTDKKMAEVVTGIDFIMGGHTHDGVPEAYPVKNEEGVTYVCNAGSNGKFLNVLDLDIQNGKIKDFKFTLLPIFSDLIPEDKQMKKYIEDVRAPYKKDLDRVIATTEQTLFRRGNFNGSWDQIICDALMDVKGADISLSPGFRWGTSVIPGQDITFDDLMTQTAMTYPETYARDISGKDIKLILEDVADNLFNEDPFYQQGGDMVRTGGISYRINPTAKMGERITDITLTKNGKKLEANKSYKVAGWSTVGAKSPGEPVWETVETYLKNVKHIANLKIDTPDIVGIKGNPGII, from the coding sequence ATGAGTAAATTAAGTAGAAGAGAATTTGTTTATATGATGGCAGTACTTGGTGCTGCACCTGTATTTGCAAACTCTCATACAAGAATGACAAATACAAATAAGATGGAAGACTATTATAAGTTAAAACCATTTGGTAATGCAAGATTTATGCATATGACAGATTCTCATGCACAACTTTTACCAGTATACTTTAGAGAGCCAAGTGTAAACCTAGGTTTTCATGGTAATTATGGTAAGCCTCCGCATATTGTTGGAGAAAAGTTTTTAGATTATTATGGGATTAAAAACGATAAAAGATTAACTTATGCATATTCTTGTATTGATTTTGAAAAACATGCAAGAGTAATGGGTAGAACTGGTGGTTTTGCTCAAATTAAAACGGTTGTTGATTATTTAAGAAAGAGTTTTGGTGAAGATAAAACTCTTTTAATGGATGGTGGAGATACTTGGCAAGGTAGTGCAACAGCTCTTTACACAAGAGGTAAAGATATGGTTGGTGCTATGAACTTATTAGGTGTTGATGTTGCTGTTGGTCACTGGGAGTTTACATATAAAGCTGAAGAAGTTTTAGCAAATGTAAAAGAATTAAAAGCAGAATTCTTAGCTCAAAATGTTAAAGTTAAAGAAGATGCTTTATTTGAAGAGACTGATGTTGCAATGCAAGCTTATGATAAAGATTCTGGGCATGCATTTAAACCATATACTATTAGAAAAATGGGTAATGCTAGAGTTGCAGTTATTGGTCAAGCATTCCCTTATACAACTATTGCAAATCCACAAAGATTTATTCCTGATTGGTCATTCTCAATTAATGATGAAGGAATGCAAGAATTAGTTGATGAAGTAAGAGAAAATGAAAAACCAGATGCAGTAATTGTATTATCACATAATGGTTATGATACTGATAAAAAAATGGCAGAGGTTGTTACTGGTATTGACTTTATCATGGGTGGACATACTCATGATGGTGTTCCTGAAGCATATCCTGTTAAAAATGAAGAGGGTGTTACTTATGTTTGTAATGCTGGTTCAAATGGTAAATTCTTAAATGTACTTGATTTAGATATTCAAAATGGAAAAATCAAAGACTTTAAATTTACATTACTTCCAATCTTCTCTGATTTAATTCCTGAAGATAAACAAATGAAAAAATATATTGAAGATGTAAGAGCTCCATATAAAAAAGATTTAGATAGAGTTATTGCAACTACTGAACAAACACTGTTTAGAAGAGGTAACTTCAATGGTTCTTGGGATCAAATCATTTGTGATGCTTTAATGGATGTAAAAGGAGCAGATATCTCTTTATCTCCAGGATTTAGATGGGGAACATCAGTAATTCCAGGACAAGATATTACTTTTGATGATTTAATGACTCAAACAGCAATGACTTACCCTGAAACTTATGCTAGAGATATTTCTGGTAAAGATATTAAACTTATTTTAGAAGATGTAGCTGACAACTTATTTAATGAAGACCCTTTCTACCAACAAGGTGGAGATATGGTTAGAACAGGTGGAATCTCTTATAGAATTAATCCAACTGCAAAAATGGGTGAGAGAATTACAGATATTACTCTTACTAAAAATGGTAAGAAATTAGAAGCAAATAAATCTTATAAAGTAGCAGGATGGTCTACAGTTGGTGCTAAATCACCAGGTGAACCTGTATGGGAAACTGTAGAGACATATTTAAAAAATGTAAAACATATTGCTAATTTGAAAATTGATACTCCTGATATCGTAGGTATCAAAGGAAATCCAGGAATTATTTAA
- a CDS encoding MBL fold metallo-hydrolase has translation MRKIISTMAILGLSTSVFAHDYKLEPKKINDNTWCFLGKLEAPTKNNGGFMSNHCYVNTGKNYVLIDAGATYELAKQAYEKMSEIKKLPVSTIILTHEHDDHWLGASFYKKEFNSKLIGSSLINKNYNENSKTRMFKMLSEDAIKNTSIIKVDEEIKEVKTLKVDEVEFQIIPIGRKAHSSDDLFVYVPSNKTLFASDVVMNGRITSNRDGSVIGQLKAVEMIEKMDYNNLIPGHGFDTSKNAINETKQYFTLLKQRVLEAVEEEVGAANITKHVKMEEFKDKALYEELNSRNVFDAYSELEFYEEE, from the coding sequence ATGAGAAAAATCATATCAACTATGGCTATTTTAGGTTTAAGTACTTCAGTTTTTGCACATGACTATAAGCTTGAACCAAAAAAAATAAATGACAATACTTGGTGCTTTTTAGGTAAGCTTGAAGCTCCTACAAAAAACAATGGTGGTTTTATGTCAAATCACTGTTATGTGAATACTGGAAAAAATTATGTTTTAATAGATGCAGGAGCAACTTATGAACTTGCAAAACAAGCTTATGAGAAGATGAGTGAAATAAAAAAACTTCCTGTGAGTACAATAATTTTAACCCATGAACATGATGATCATTGGTTAGGTGCTTCTTTTTATAAAAAAGAGTTTAATTCTAAGTTAATAGGAAGCTCTTTAATAAATAAAAACTATAATGAAAACTCTAAAACAAGAATGTTTAAAATGTTATCTGAAGATGCTATAAAAAATACCTCTATTATTAAAGTTGATGAAGAAATTAAAGAGGTAAAAACTCTTAAAGTTGATGAGGTAGAGTTTCAAATAATACCTATAGGTAGAAAAGCTCATTCAAGTGATGATCTATTTGTTTATGTACCTTCAAACAAAACTCTTTTTGCTAGTGATGTAGTTATGAATGGAAGAATTACTTCAAATAGAGATGGTTCAGTTATAGGACAATTAAAAGCTGTAGAGATGATTGAAAAGATGGATTATAATAATCTAATTCCTGGACATGGCTTTGATACCAGTAAAAACGCTATAAATGAAACAAAACAATACTTTACTCTTTTAAAACAAAGAGTTTTAGAAGCTGTTGAAGAAGAAGTTGGAGCAGCTAATATAACAAAACATGTAAAAATGGAAGAGTTTAAAGATAAAGCTTTATATGAAGAGTTAAATTCAAGAAATGTTTTTGATGCTTATTCGGAGTTAGAGTTTTATGAAGAAGAGTAA
- the soxX gene encoding sulfur oxidation c-type cytochrome SoxX gives MKLIKKLFIASAICGLSFSSSFADAELVKKGEKIFNTKNLGNCLACHAVNGKNIDGPGSMGPKLTGLQYWPDELLYNTVYDIYSARDAKITSMPAFGKTGWLSDEQIKAVVAYLKTIQ, from the coding sequence ATGAAATTAATCAAGAAGTTATTTATAGCTTCTGCTATATGCGGATTATCTTTTTCTAGTTCTTTTGCAGATGCAGAACTAGTTAAAAAAGGTGAAAAAATTTTTAATACAAAAAATTTAGGTAATTGTTTAGCATGTCATGCTGTAAATGGTAAAAATATTGATGGACCAGGTAGTATGGGACCAAAATTAACTGGTTTACAGTATTGGCCAGATGAGCTTCTTTATAACACTGTATATGATATTTATAGTGCAAGAGATGCTAAAATTACTTCAATGCCAGCTTTTGGTAAAACAGGTTGGTTAAGTGATGAACAAATTAAAGCTGTAGTAGCTTATTTAAAAACAATTCAATAA
- a CDS encoding alpha/beta hydrolase: protein MLKKVLKASFLSLVLSSSLMASSVTKQECEAKEGSFIFAGNECIEYRAFEGENNDVITVIVHGTWDLGTNTLGRYAPFAESMNMMTDLTTIAVALPGYSKSSTNNLKPLASKEVKNLAATKEYVTFLGELISALKEKYEASSVNFIGHSAGAMMGGTLIGVKPELIQNIVLAGGRYDIHKINKDKGLISMVDILDNIDKETKILFVYGSEDKISEPSVTTEFFEIAKNKGLNVKLVEVKGAAHLDLDMTDTATAATVELFEEE, encoded by the coding sequence ATGTTAAAAAAAGTTTTAAAAGCAAGTTTTCTATCTTTAGTTTTATCTTCTTCTTTAATGGCTTCTTCTGTTACTAAACAAGAGTGTGAAGCAAAAGAAGGAAGTTTTATTTTTGCAGGTAATGAGTGTATAGAATATAGAGCCTTTGAAGGTGAAAACAATGATGTAATTACAGTTATTGTTCATGGAACTTGGGATTTAGGTACAAATACTTTAGGAAGATATGCTCCTTTTGCAGAGAGTATGAATATGATGACAGATTTAACTACAATTGCTGTTGCTCTTCCTGGGTATTCAAAATCTTCAACAAATAATTTAAAGCCATTAGCAAGTAAAGAAGTGAAAAATTTAGCTGCTACAAAAGAGTATGTAACTTTTTTAGGAGAATTAATTTCTGCTTTAAAAGAGAAGTATGAAGCAAGTAGTGTTAATTTTATTGGGCATAGTGCAGGGGCTATGATGGGTGGAACACTAATTGGAGTAAAACCTGAATTAATCCAAAATATTGTACTTGCTGGTGGAAGATATGATATTCATAAAATTAATAAAGATAAAGGTTTAATCTCAATGGTTGATATTTTAGATAATATTGACAAAGAGACAAAAATCTTATTTGTATATGGAAGTGAAGATAAAATTTCTGAACCAAGTGTTACAACAGAGTTTTTTGAAATTGCTAAAAATAAAGGTTTAAATGTAAAACTTGTAGAAGTAAAAGGTGCAGCTCATCTTGATTTAGATATGACAGATACTGCAACTGCTGCAACAGTTGAACTATTTGAAGAAGAGTAA
- a CDS encoding DsrE family protein, whose product MKKIFILMFALALFLFAKSDFSEPFPTFDDPRKVAIQLYDSDLEKVNHNLSTIYNILKEYPAESLKVVVIAYGNGVRALRKDYDAATLKRIISLVEYDVEFIVCKNTMETMKWTEDDFIGEASFVQAGIVELIERQVDGYIGIIAY is encoded by the coding sequence ATGAAAAAAATTTTTATATTAATGTTTGCCTTAGCACTATTTTTATTTGCAAAATCAGACTTTAGTGAACCGTTTCCAACATTTGATGACCCAAGAAAAGTTGCAATTCAGTTGTATGATTCGGATTTAGAGAAAGTAAATCATAATTTAAGCACTATTTATAATATCTTAAAAGAGTATCCAGCAGAATCTTTAAAGGTTGTAGTTATTGCATATGGTAATGGTGTTAGAGCTTTAAGAAAAGATTATGACGCAGCAACTTTAAAAAGAATTATCTCTTTAGTGGAGTATGATGTAGAGTTTATTGTATGTAAAAATACAATGGAAACTATGAAATGGACTGAAGATGATTTTATTGGTGAAGCAAGTTTTGTTCAAGCAGGAATTGTTGAGCTAATTGAAAGACAAGTTGATGGATATATAGGTATTATAGCTTACTAA
- the soxZ gene encoding thiosulfate oxidation carrier complex protein SoxZ, whose protein sequence is MAKKTRIKAKLKKGVVTVKALANHENLSYQEAERAKKEANFITYAVAKVNGNIVYEVSSSQFLSKNPYMKFSFNADAIGVKAGDMLEFTWVDLKGNTRADKAEIK, encoded by the coding sequence ATGGCTAAAAAAACTAGAATTAAAGCAAAGTTAAAAAAAGGTGTTGTAACTGTTAAAGCTCTTGCTAACCACGAAAACTTAAGTTATCAAGAAGCAGAAAGAGCAAAAAAAGAAGCTAATTTTATTACTTATGCAGTAGCAAAAGTAAATGGTAATATCGTATATGAAGTATCTTCAAGTCAATTTTTATCTAAAAACCCTTATATGAAGTTTTCATTCAATGCAGATGCAATTGGTGTAAAAGCTGGTGATATGTTAGAGTTCACTTGGGTTGATTTAAAAGGTAATACTAGAGCTGATAAAGCAGAAATTAAATAA
- the soxA gene encoding sulfur oxidation c-type cytochrome SoxA produces MLLKIAKTTALAALTLCTLNAAEYNAQAEKDRLALIDYFEAKFENPEKNRATFFPYSTDEELKENIISGLKFEDFSIGNYAFSKNGKVSYEEINEFPPYEEFLENGEKLYNTKFANGNSLATCFPDPVEAGAKYPYFDEKRKEVISLTVAINECRTSNGEKAWNTSKGEMAHVQAYFASSAKEEEKTVDVKIESAEAAAAYERGKEYYYTQRGYLKLNCAECHVQGAALRVRNESLSQLLGQTTHFPVYRLKWGAASAKNDGLGTLERRMGGCVKDQGQVPPKAESQEMRELLFFMAYMSNGLKIDGPDIRK; encoded by the coding sequence ATGTTATTAAAAATTGCTAAAACAACTGCATTAGCTGCTCTTACTTTATGTACATTAAATGCAGCAGAATACAATGCACAAGCAGAAAAAGATAGATTAGCTTTAATTGATTATTTTGAAGCAAAATTTGAAAATCCAGAAAAAAATAGAGCTACTTTTTTCCCTTATTCTACAGATGAAGAATTAAAAGAGAATATTATTAGTGGACTTAAATTTGAAGATTTTTCTATTGGAAACTATGCGTTTTCTAAAAATGGAAAAGTATCATATGAAGAGATTAATGAATTTCCTCCATATGAAGAGTTCTTAGAAAATGGTGAAAAACTTTATAATACAAAGTTTGCAAATGGTAACTCTTTAGCAACATGTTTCCCTGATCCAGTAGAAGCAGGTGCTAAATACCCTTATTTTGATGAAAAAAGAAAAGAAGTAATAAGTTTAACTGTAGCTATTAATGAATGTAGAACTTCTAATGGTGAAAAAGCATGGAATACTTCTAAAGGAGAGATGGCTCACGTTCAAGCATATTTTGCTTCATCTGCAAAAGAAGAAGAGAAAACAGTTGATGTAAAAATTGAAAGTGCTGAAGCTGCTGCTGCATATGAAAGAGGAAAAGAGTATTACTATACTCAAAGAGGTTATTTAAAACTTAACTGTGCAGAGTGTCACGTACAAGGTGCTGCATTAAGAGTTAGAAATGAATCTTTATCTCAATTATTAGGTCAAACAACACATTTCCCTGTATATAGATTAAAATGGGGAGCTGCAAGTGCGAAAAATGATGGTTTAGGTACATTAGAAAGAAGAATGGGTGGTTGTGTTAAAGATCAAGGTCAAGTTCCACCAAAAGCTGAATCTCAAGAAATGAGAGAACTTCTATTTTTCATGGCTTATATGAGTAATGGACTAAAAATAGATGGTCCAGATATTAGAAAGTAA
- a CDS encoding c-type cytochrome, whose product MFTLENTMLKKSLLATSVVTVGLLISGCVSNGEFERAVDGAVKYEVKDGKYTQYHVNTQGIKQFNFGRTPTKTEVAAWDKDAMPDGTGLPEFDMKHGKIVLDEDGNPKKAEGSVELGNELYDSQCAMCHGEFGIGGKGYPALSAGSASTKTLTNQLLNPADKEPGMEPPTKVIGTYWPFASTLFWYIQDAMPFPHPKSLTNSETYALVAYLLMENGVKIDGVELDEEYVLNKEKFLKIKMPNEDGFYPKVDTPEDPKQGVRNMKAYLSDPKNYGTGERCMTDCIKGEVPVLRIKNELNDFNPPASTERSWKVQESGSANSKAATTYETSCAACHSNDAIGAPVLGDKEAWSAVVAKGMDVVYANAINGINAMPPKGGAMDLSDAEFKEVVDYMINSSK is encoded by the coding sequence ATGTTCACATTAGAAAACACAATGCTTAAAAAATCTTTATTAGCTACTAGTGTTGTAACTGTAGGTTTATTAATCTCTGGATGTGTTTCAAACGGAGAATTTGAAAGAGCAGTTGATGGTGCAGTTAAATATGAAGTTAAAGATGGGAAATATACACAATATCATGTAAATACACAAGGTATTAAACAATTTAACTTTGGTAGAACTCCAACTAAAACTGAAGTTGCTGCATGGGATAAAGATGCAATGCCTGATGGAACAGGATTACCAGAATTCGATATGAAACATGGAAAAATTGTTTTAGATGAAGATGGAAATCCTAAAAAAGCAGAAGGTTCTGTTGAGTTAGGAAATGAATTATATGATTCTCAATGTGCAATGTGTCACGGAGAGTTTGGTATTGGTGGAAAAGGTTATCCTGCATTATCAGCAGGTAGTGCTTCTACAAAAACATTAACTAACCAGTTATTAAATCCAGCAGACAAAGAACCTGGAATGGAACCTCCAACAAAAGTTATTGGAACATATTGGCCGTTTGCTAGTACACTATTTTGGTATATTCAAGATGCAATGCCTTTCCCTCATCCAAAATCATTAACAAATAGTGAAACATATGCTTTAGTTGCATATTTACTAATGGAAAATGGTGTTAAAATTGATGGTGTAGAGTTAGATGAAGAATATGTTTTAAATAAAGAAAAATTTTTAAAAATTAAAATGCCAAATGAAGATGGTTTTTATCCAAAAGTTGATACACCAGAAGATCCTAAGCAAGGTGTAAGAAACATGAAAGCATACTTAAGTGACCCGAAAAACTATGGTACGGGTGAAAGATGTATGACTGATTGTATCAAGGGTGAAGTACCAGTTCTTAGAATTAAAAATGAATTAAATGATTTTAATCCTCCTGCTTCTACAGAAAGATCTTGGAAGGTTCAAGAATCAGGTTCAGCAAATTCTAAAGCTGCAACTACATATGAAACATCTTGTGCTGCTTGTCACTCTAATGATGCAATTGGTGCACCAGTATTAGGTGACAAAGAAGCTTGGTCTGCTGTTGTTGCTAAAGGGATGGATGTTGTTTATGCTAATGCAATAAATGGTATAAATGCAATGCCTCCAAAAGGTGGAGCAATGGATCTTTCAGATGCAGAGTTTAAAGAAGTAGTTGATTATATGATTAACTCTAGTAAATAA
- the soxY gene encoding thiosulfate oxidation carrier protein SoxY, which yields MINRRNFLGLGLGALAVSMAPSTLSAIDFRKEKPNAWTANKVEPAIKEIFGTSQTIKGKVKLKAPDIAENGAVIPVTVSSDLAGSKVAILQDANPETLVAVFTVPKGGIIDYSVRIKMAKTGNVTAIVEENGKLYSDSKEVKVTIGGCGG from the coding sequence ATGATAAATAGAAGAAATTTTTTAGGTTTAGGTTTAGGTGCATTAGCAGTATCAATGGCTCCTTCTACATTAAGTGCTATTGATTTTAGAAAAGAAAAACCAAATGCATGGACTGCAAATAAAGTAGAGCCTGCAATTAAAGAGATTTTTGGTACTAGCCAAACAATCAAAGGTAAAGTTAAATTAAAAGCTCCTGATATTGCTGAAAATGGTGCAGTTATTCCTGTAACAGTTTCATCTGATTTAGCAGGTTCAAAAGTAGCAATTTTACAAGATGCTAACCCAGAAACATTAGTTGCAGTATTTACTGTTCCAAAAGGTGGAATCATTGATTATTCTGTAAGAATTAAAATGGCAAAAACTGGAAATGTAACTGCAATCGTTGAAGAGAATGGAAAATTATATTCTGATTCTAAAGAAGTAAAAGTAACTATTGGTGGTTGTGGTGGTTGA
- a CDS encoding HD-GYP domain-containing protein, whose product MDKKKQMNFNLNNFLLSFSNALDEIESRYSKTSKNHSKRVAYLCLKLALEFNYKQEALFDLCAYSLMHNIALLKTKEDKKEFCLLANNYVTLFPFSFEEQKDVLLYQEEFFDGSGVFGLKDYEIPLFSQFISFSNLLDTKFDLSNPAIENREKILNFLEKKKNILFSEDLVECFEEFSKNQSFWLDLQNENELLTFIFSTLHDKTIVLEFEEILKITSIFTLFTNENLNIITNASKVADFYNFEHKDKQTFMIAASLCNIGKLYIDEKILNKKSSLDKLEYELIKAYPYYTKKILSNIIGFSDICSYAYKVQEQIDSKGYPFSLEARDLSLKDRALALINIYTSLTSKNSYREAFSKEQTFELISSMAEEGRVDKSLVIDFKEIFK is encoded by the coding sequence ATGGATAAGAAAAAACAAATGAATTTTAATTTAAATAATTTTTTACTCTCTTTTTCAAATGCCTTAGATGAAATAGAATCAAGATATTCTAAAACAAGTAAAAATCACTCTAAAAGAGTTGCTTATCTTTGTTTAAAATTGGCCTTAGAGTTTAATTATAAGCAAGAAGCTTTATTTGATTTATGTGCATACTCACTTATGCATAATATTGCTCTATTAAAAACAAAAGAAGATAAAAAAGAGTTCTGTCTTTTAGCAAATAATTATGTAACTCTTTTTCCTTTTAGTTTTGAGGAACAAAAAGATGTTTTACTCTATCAAGAAGAGTTTTTTGATGGCTCAGGAGTTTTTGGTTTAAAAGATTATGAAATCCCACTTTTTTCTCAGTTTATCTCTTTTTCAAATCTTCTTGATACAAAATTTGATTTAAGTAATCCAGCTATTGAAAATAGAGAGAAGATATTGAATTTTTTAGAAAAGAAAAAGAATATACTTTTTTCAGAAGATTTAGTTGAATGTTTTGAAGAATTTAGTAAAAACCAAAGTTTTTGGCTTGATTTACAAAATGAAAATGAGCTTCTTACTTTTATTTTTTCTACTTTACATGATAAAACAATAGTTCTAGAATTTGAAGAGATTTTAAAAATCACTTCTATTTTTACACTATTTACAAATGAGAATTTAAATATTATTACCAATGCTTCAAAAGTAGCAGACTTTTATAATTTTGAACACAAAGATAAACAAACTTTTATGATAGCAGCTTCTTTATGTAATATTGGAAAACTCTATATTGATGAAAAGATATTAAATAAAAAAAGCTCTTTAGATAAATTAGAGTATGAGCTTATTAAAGCTTATCCTTATTATACAAAAAAGATTTTATCTAATATAATTGGTTTCTCTGATATTTGCTCGTATGCTTATAAAGTACAAGAGCAAATAGACTCAAAAGGTTATCCTTTTTCTTTAGAAGCAAGAGATTTGAGCTTAAAGGATAGGGCACTTGCTTTAATAAATATCTACACAAGTTTAACAAGTAAAAACTCTTATAGAGAGGCTTTTTCTAAGGAACAAACTTTTGAACTTATTAGTTCTATGGCAGAAGAAGGAAGAGTTGATAAATCTTTAGTAATAGATTTTAAAGAGATTTTTAAATAG
- a CDS encoding MOSC domain-containing protein, with protein sequence MIIGKVIGTFSALKGQSGLPRPTVNSLTLVKDFGIENDKFAGKDLDKTVMIVGFNSYALAKEKKINLEYGSLGENILFDFNPHKYKVGTEFKIGQSIIKITENCTICNHLAVFGNELPSLIKDCRGIYCTIVQSGIIKENDSIELLKKG encoded by the coding sequence ATGATTATAGGAAAAGTAATAGGTACTTTTAGTGCTTTAAAAGGGCAGAGTGGGCTTCCTAGACCTACTGTTAACTCTTTAACTTTAGTAAAAGATTTTGGTATAGAAAATGATAAATTTGCAGGAAAAGATTTAGATAAAACTGTAATGATTGTAGGTTTTAATAGTTATGCTCTTGCAAAAGAAAAGAAAATAAACTTAGAGTATGGAAGTTTAGGGGAAAATATTTTATTTGATTTTAATCCCCATAAATATAAAGTAGGTACAGAGTTTAAAATAGGGCAAAGTATAATAAAAATAACTGAAAACTGTACCATTTGTAATCATTTAGCAGTTTTTGGAAATGAACTACCTTCTTTAATTAAAGATTGTAGAGGTATTTATTGTACTATTGTACAAAGTGGGATTATAAAAGAAAATGATTCTATAGAACTATTAAAAAAAGGATAA
- a CDS encoding rhodanese-like domain-containing protein, with translation MTILKKLLAVSAVFAVCSTSVLAEGTSKFVPISKGVKSIEMDLNGEKFTLMRNQKAGNIISDLYNTTDRGAPQPMVISEGIETVGELEFIEYMKKAQTDKSIVIIDSRKPGWFAKLRIPGAVNVPFTNFNEKATAIEMMEDEMGVVDNDGKLDFSNAKTIVLYCNGYWCGQTPAMVKRAKYSLLSMGYPAEKIKYYRGGMQAWTSLGFTVVGSGK, from the coding sequence ATGACAATTTTAAAAAAACTATTAGCAGTTTCTGCTGTTTTTGCAGTATGTTCTACATCTGTATTAGCAGAAGGTACTTCAAAATTTGTACCTATTTCAAAAGGTGTTAAATCAATTGAAATGGATTTAAATGGTGAAAAATTTACTTTAATGAGAAATCAAAAAGCAGGAAATATTATTTCTGACCTTTATAATACTACTGATAGAGGTGCACCACAGCCAATGGTTATTTCTGAAGGAATTGAGACTGTTGGAGAATTAGAATTTATTGAATATATGAAAAAAGCTCAAACAGATAAATCAATTGTAATTATTGACTCAAGAAAACCAGGATGGTTTGCAAAACTTAGAATTCCTGGGGCTGTAAATGTTCCTTTTACAAATTTTAATGAAAAAGCAACTGCTATTGAAATGATGGAAGATGAAATGGGTGTTGTAGATAATGATGGTAAATTAGATTTCTCTAATGCTAAAACAATAGTATTATATTGTAATGGATATTGGTGTGGACAAACACCAGCAATGGTTAAAAGAGCTAAATACTCACTTTTAAGCATGGGATATCCTGCTGAAAAAATTAAGTATTATAGAGGTGGAATGCAAGCTTGGACTTCATTAGGATTTACTGTAGTTGGAAGCGGAAAATAG